One stretch of Zingiber officinale cultivar Zhangliang chromosome 6B, Zo_v1.1, whole genome shotgun sequence DNA includes these proteins:
- the LOC121991554 gene encoding putative disease resistance protein RGA4 — protein sequence MEGALVAATRFVADKAVILFQLDEKLKAMTDIEEKMENIKELSTIIDMVIEDVESHTLNKDAVKDWLRKLKYLAYDLEDVMDCYNTEALRRQRSSISSFEPVRDFFSSNNQIVFTSRISDMIKAVTNSLDSILRQKSFLPNLPQSSGHMPLNPYRETHSRNSFDVIGREIEKDMIVGMLTKDDDDDDDDDDDKSSHGTLKVITIVGMGGLGKTTLAQLVFNDARVKDHFESSRMWTVVGAEFDPAKIMKSVLELATGASVNISQIDLVRQKIEKALSGKKFLLVLDDVWNEDATKWNVLKPALTCGARGSKILVTTRSQQVSSIMGSSNTTHQIQQLSRDDCLSLFQQFAFGDEAVDQNLMEIGEKIVKKCGGVPLAAISLGSMLRITRDEPYWSSVLNSEIWQLGNKEDKVLAVLKLSYDSLPPRSKKCFAFASLFSKNNRMTKDELIKLWIANGFVSSEGNFDAETVGNRVFDDLVSRSFFLLVPSQDVTKCTMHDLMHDLARSVSADVYCNSKQDSVKHIGNRTYHLHIYLANTSKVTRALSKKPLYLRTLILNYVSLNADQLELVFSELKYLRVLELTGNKIKEVPTSIGNLIHLRYLNLSKNRIRVLPDSITLLHNLQYLYCHHLRLTHMPCGLARLINLQSLSFFAAADGAGACSIIELEHLKLHGEMKIQFSENFTNYSCGGRKILKNKHINELRLKFNCSESNDKDMLDDLCPNSSLKKLSICNYGSRQFPELLIESQLPNLVEVCLKNCRCCEHIPPFGNLQFLKKLELHKMNAVTQMGAEFHGFGGFPSLQELYLDRMDDLEEWSESDYADELFPLLKTLFIVKCPKLKSMPRLPRIQYLDISYCSGSLLSCVGRLTSLSVLRVEAMDDMTSFPNGCIRNLTSLTAFEIKGCKQLQCLPGDEMQHLEMIRTLTIDRCDNLASLPSEVGCLGSLCFLRLRGCPSIIVQPEVLVQIMNLLHKFQIDICYKNVDVRGQLQHLHMLKKLSIDLMIPIN from the coding sequence ATGGAAGGAGCTTTGGTAGCTGCAACTCGCTTCGTAGCTGACAAGGCGGTGATTCTCTTCCAACTCGACGAGAAACTCAAGGCAATGACTGATATCGAAGAGAAGATGGAGAATATCAAGGAGTTATCGACGATTATTGACATGGTGATCGAAGATGTCGAGTCCCACACTTTAAATAAAGATGCTGTGAAGGACTGGTTGAGGAAGCTCAAATACTTGGCCTATGATCTTGAGGATGTAATGGATTGTTACAACACCGAAGCCTTGCGGAGGCAGAGATCATCAATATCTTCTTTCGAGCCGGTTCGTGATTTCTTCTCTTCTAATAATCAAATTGTGTTTACGAGTAGGATAAGTGATATGATAAAAGCTGTAACAAATAGTCTGGATTCTATTTTGCGACAAAAGTCCTTTCTTCCTAATTTGCCACAAAGCAGTGGCCACATGCCACTCAATCCCTACAGAGAAACCCACTCCCGCAATAGCTTTGATGTTATAGGGAGAGAAATAGAGAAGGATATGATTGTCGGCATGTTAAcaaaggatgatgatgatgatgatgatgatgatgatgataaaagCAGTCATGGTACATTGAAGGTCATCACCATTGTTGGGATGGGTGGCCTAGGGAAGACTACACTTGCTCAGCTTGTTTTCAATGATGCGAGGGTGAAAGATCATTTTGAAAGTTCAAGAATGTGGACAGTTGTGGGGGCTGAATTTGACCCGGCAAAGATAATGAAGTCTGTTTTAGAATTGGCTACTGGTGCATCAGTCAACATCTCACAAATAGATTTAGTGAGGCAGAAAATAGAAAAAGCATTATCTGGGAAGAAATTTCTGCTGGTGTTGGATGATGTATGGAATGAAGACGCAACAAAGTGGAATGTATTGAAACCAGCCTTAACATGTGGGGCGAGAGGAAGCAAAATTTTGGTGACAACCCGTAGCCAACAGGTCTCTTCAATTATGGGCTCGTCCAATACcacccaccaaatacaacaatTGTCCCGAGATGATTGTTTGTCCTTGTTTCAACAATTTGCATTTGGAGATGAAGCAGTGGATCAAAACTTGATGGAAATTGGTGAAAAGATTGTTAAGAAATGTGGTGGTGTTCCCTTGGCTGCCATTTCTCTTGGTAGCATGCTCCGCATCACCCGGGATGAACCCTATTGGTCCTCGGTATTGAACAGTGAAATTTGGCAGCTGGGAAATAAGGAAGATAAAGTGTTAGCTGTACTAAAGTTAAGCTATGACAGTCTCCCTCCACGATCAAAGAAGTGCTTTGCATTTGCCTCTCTATTCTCAAAAAATAATAGGATGACAAAGGATGAACTAATAAAATTGTGGATAGCAAATGGTTTCGTAAGTTCAGAAGGAAATTTTGATGCTGAAACAGTGGGCAACCGTGTCTTTGATGATCTTGTGTCGAGATCATTCTTTCTCTTGGTACCATCTCAAGATGTAACCAAGTGCACGATGCATGATTTGATGCATGATCTGGCACGATCAGTATCTGCAGATGTATATTGTAATTCTAAACAAGACTCGGTGAAACATATTGGAAACAGAACATATCATTTGCACATATACttggcaaatacatcaaaagttACTCGGGCCTTAAGCAAGAAGCCATTGTACTTGCGTACCCTTATATTGAACTATGTTAGTTTAAACGCCGATCAGCTTGAACTTGTTTTCTCAGAACTGAAATATTTGCGGGTGTTAGAGTTAACTGGCAATAAAATCAAGGAGGTGCCGACGTCAATAGGAAATCTGATACATTTGAGGTACCTCAACTTATCTAAGAATAGGATTAGAGTTCTACCCGACTCCATTACCCTTCTCCACAATTTACAATATCTTTATTGCCATCATTTAAGATTGACGCACATGCCGTGTGGGTTGGCACGACTAATTAATCTTCAAAGTTTATCTTTCTTTGCTGCTGCGGATGGAGCTGGCGCATGTTCAATCATAGAACTTGAGCATTTGAAGCTTCATGGAGAaatgaaaattcaattttcaGAGAATTTTACAAACTACTCTTGTGGTGGaagaaaaattttgaagaatAAACATATTAATGAACTACGCTTAAAGTTTAATTGTTCAGAGAGTAATGACAAGGATATGTTGGATGATCTTTGTCCCAACAGTAGCTTAAAAAAGCTAAGCATATGCAATTATGGGAGCCGACAATTTCCAGAGTTGTTGATAGAGTCACAGTTGCCAAATTTGGTTGAAGTTTGCCTTAAAAACTGCCGTTGTTGTGAGCACATTCCTCCATTTGGAAATCTGCAGTTTCTTAAGAAGCTTGAATTGCACAAAATGAATGCCGTTACACAGATGGGTGCTGAGTTCCATGGGTTCGGAGGCTTTCCTTCCCTTCAAGAACTCTACTTGGATAGGATGGATGATTTAGAGGAATGGTCAGAGTCTGATTATGCTGATGAATTGTTCCCTTTACTAAAGACGTTGTTTATTGTCAAATGTCCTAAATTGAAAAGTATGCCAAGACTTCCTAGAATCCAATACCTTGACATATCATACTGCAGTGGGAGCCTACTCTCATGCGTTGGAAGACTGACTTCTCTTTCTGTTCTTCGAGTGGAGGCGATGGACGACATGACATCCTTTCCTAATGGCTGCATCAGAAACCTCACATCTTTGACGGCATTTGAAATCAAAGGGTGCAAACAACTCCAATGTCTTCCTGGCGATGAAATGCAGCACTTAGAAATGATTCGTACATTGACCATTGACAGGTGTGATAATTTGGCATCCTTACCGTCAGAAGTGGGATGCCTCGGTTCTCTTTGCTTTCTACGTCTCAGAGGTTGTCCAAGTATAATAGTGCAGCCAGAAGTACTCGTACAAATAATGAATTTACTACATAAGTTCCAAATAGATATttgttacaagaatgtcgatgtAAGAGGGCAACTGCAACACTTACACATGCTCAAAAAATT